A window from Triticum aestivum cultivar Chinese Spring chromosome 6D, IWGSC CS RefSeq v2.1, whole genome shotgun sequence encodes these proteins:
- the LOC123145067 gene encoding uncharacterized protein, translated as MALRGWSHFAPDLLVTVSGDLTELADIARFRSVCTTWRDAGVDAAAAPPSQPPWLVLPSSPSPLFFNPSEDRLYRNIRLSVPAADAHRRRRRRRLSASPHGWILAVDPTDLAASLLHPFTGSVRPLPPLPAFFAETDDLAWDLSPHSLMASCGEVVLVCALDPLADSWAPVPAMPDCNVSSINYAGGDFFVFEEDACRTTIVDSITLAVTAVIPPPPQVDLPTEARVVVAGEELFLLVKSKWMYVFSDDVDFSKAFCVNHRSTSPAWQELTSIGERALFVDPLHGFAVGTAGFTNLESNTVYSVTTKEASRSSSVKYSVSAFNLQSRTSKKLACRLNELDTAQRGGAAASWIIPSVNEG; from the coding sequence ATGGCCCTCCGCGGCTGGTCGCACTTCgcgccggatctcctcgtgaccgTCTCCGGCGACCTCACGGAGCTCGCGGACATCGCCCGCTTCCGCTCCGTCTGCACCACCTGGCGCGACGCGGGGGTGGATGCCGCGGCCGCGCCTCCGTCGCAGCCCCCGTGGCTCGTCCTCCCGTCCTCCCCGTCGCCGCTCTTCTTCAACCCCTCGGAGGACCGCCTCTACCGCAACATCCGTCTGTCCGTCCCCGCCGCGGACGcccaccgacgccgccgccgccgccgcctctcggcgTCCCCGCACGGCtggatcctcgccgtcgaccccacCGATCTCGCCGCGTCCCTCCTCCACCCCTTCACCGGCTCCGTTCGCCCCCTCCCGCCGCTCCCCGCCTTCTTCGCGGAGACGGATGACCTGGCCTGGGACCTGTCCCCGCACAGCCTCATGGCGTCCTGCGGCGAGGTCGTCCTGGTCTGCGCCCTCGACCCTCTCGCTGACTCCTGGGCCCCGGTCCCCGCCATGCCCGACTGCAACGTGAGCAGCATCAACTACGCCGGCGGCGATTTCTTCGTGTTCGAGGAGGACGCGTGCCGCACCACCATCGTCGACTCCATCACCCTCGCGGTCACGGCCGTCATCCCCCCGCCGCCCCAAGTCGACCTCCCCACCGAGGCGCGCGTCGTGGTGGCTGGTGAGGAGCTCTTCCTTCTCGTCAAGTCCAAATGGATGTACGTCTTTAGTGACGACGTGGACTTCTCCAAGGCCTTCTGCGTGAACCACCGGAGCACCAGCCCAGCCTGGCAGGAGCTCACCAGCATCGGCGAGCGGGCGCTGTTTGTTGATCCTCTCCACGGGTTCGCTGTGGGGACGGCAGGGTTCACGAATCTTGAAAGCAACACAGTCTACTCGGTGACCACCAAGGAGGCGAGCCGTTCCAGCAGTGTGAAATACAGTGTATCGGCTTTCAACCTGCAGAGCCGGACCTCTAAGAAGCTTGCGTGCCGGCTGAACGAGCTTGACACAGCTCAGCGTGGCGGGGCGGCGGCATCGTGGATCATACCAAGTGTGAATGAAGGCTGA